In Nicotiana tabacum cultivar K326 chromosome 19, ASM71507v2, whole genome shotgun sequence, one DNA window encodes the following:
- the LOC107775339 gene encoding putative glycosyltransferase At5g03795 isoform X2, whose amino-acid sequence MGVIALITVFSELCRLFSGSRNSWLLFSGKYVNDNAVFHDRDTFMNDYKEMNRSLKIYVYPHQKADPFSNVLLAVDFEPGGNYASESYFKKILVTSHFITKDPSNADLFFLPFSIARLRHDPRVGIDGIKDFIKSYIFNISHEYPYWNHTNGADHFYVACHSIGRFAMEKAIDVKINAIQVVCSSSYFVSSYIPHKDASLPQIWPRLGSDPNLAPYKRKKLGFFAGTINSPVREKLLEWWGNDSDIFVHFGHLERSYAEELLDSKFCLHVKGYEVNTARIADALFYGCVPVIIANHYDLPFADILDWKHFSVIVATLDIPLLKKILQGITQQEYLMLHSNVLKVRKHFQWHVSPVDFDAFYMVMYELWLRRSSLRLQ is encoded by the exons ATG GGTGTTATAGCCCTGATTACTGTCTTTTCTGAGCTTTGTCGCTTATTTTCTGGATCTCGAAATAGTTGGCTTTTATTTTCAGGAAAGTATGTTAATGACAACGCGGTATTCCATGACAGAGATACCTTTATGAATGACTACAAAGAAATGAATAGGAGCTTGAAGATATATGTTTATCCTCACCAAAAGGCTGATCCCTTTTCCAATGTACTCTTGGCTGTTGATTTTGAGCCAGGCGGAAACTATGCCAGTGAAAGTTACTTCAAGAAAATTCTTGTGACAAGCCACTTCATTACAAAGGATCCTTCCAATGCAGATCTTTTCTTTCTACCTTTCTCAATTGCACGATTGCGGCATGATCCACGTGTGGGGATTGATGGTATTAAAGACTTCATAAAAAGCTACATCTTCAATATTAGTCATGAGTACCCTTACTGGAACCACACCAATGGGGCTGACCATTTCTATGTTGCCTGTCATTCCATTGGTCGTTTTGCCATGGAGAAAGCAATTGATGTTAAGATCAACGCGATCCAAGTTGTGTGTTCTTCAAGTTATTTCGTATCATCATATATTCCACATAAAGATGCATCCTTGCCCCAGATTTGGCCAAGGCTAGGAAGTGACCCAAATCTTGCACCTTATAAAAG GAAAAAGCTAGGATTTTTTGCTGGAACAATAAATTCTCCTGTACGTGAAAAGCTTCTAGAGTGGtggggaaatgattctgacatcTTTGTGCACTTTGGTCACCTTGAAAGATCTTATGCCGAAGAACTTCTTGATAGCAAATTCTGCCTTCATGTCAAAGGCTATGAAGTGAACACCGCTCGCATTGCTGATGCCTTGTTCTATGGCTGTGTACCTGTGATCATTGCGAACCATTATGATCTTCCATTTGCGGACATATTAGATTGGAAGCATTTTTCAGTCATCGTTGCCACGTTAGACATCCCTTTATTGAAGAAAATCCTTCAAGGCATAACTCAGCAGGAGTACTTAATGTTGCATAGCAATGTTCTGAAGGTGAGAAAACACTTCCAGTGGCATGTTTCCCCTGTTGATTTTGATGCCTTTTATATGGTTATGTATGAGTTGTGGCTAAGGAGAAGTTCTTTAAGGCTTCAATGA
- the LOC107775339 gene encoding putative glycosyltransferase At5g03795 isoform X1, with amino-acid sequence MTSTPLSIMLKILTHRRDSNSPQSFFFFFLPTALALVTSLLILFYVSFISKFFTHSQQTHLTFTHSTDFSSFNSTSQKPVNISFLGSIQSFGTGGIGNVQSQRHMELNGKYVNDNAVFHDRDTFMNDYKEMNRSLKIYVYPHQKADPFSNVLLAVDFEPGGNYASESYFKKILVTSHFITKDPSNADLFFLPFSIARLRHDPRVGIDGIKDFIKSYIFNISHEYPYWNHTNGADHFYVACHSIGRFAMEKAIDVKINAIQVVCSSSYFVSSYIPHKDASLPQIWPRLGSDPNLAPYKRKKLGFFAGTINSPVREKLLEWWGNDSDIFVHFGHLERSYAEELLDSKFCLHVKGYEVNTARIADALFYGCVPVIIANHYDLPFADILDWKHFSVIVATLDIPLLKKILQGITQQEYLMLHSNVLKVRKHFQWHVSPVDFDAFYMVMYELWLRRSSLRLQ; translated from the exons ATGACGAGTACTCCATTGTCGATAATGCTCAAAATTCTCACACACCGTCGTGACTCAAACTCACCacaatccttcttcttctttttcttaccCACAGCCTTAGCTCTCGTCACCTCTCTCTTAATTCTCTTCTACGTTTCCTTCATTTCCAAATTCTTCACTCATTCCCAACAAACCCATCTCACATTCACTCATTCTACTGATTTTTCATCCTTCAACTCCACCTcccagaagccggtcaacatttCATTTCTTGGCTCTATACAAAGTTTTGGCACTGGTGGAATTGGAAATGTTCAGAGCCAGAGGCATATGGAATTGAATG GAAAGTATGTTAATGACAACGCGGTATTCCATGACAGAGATACCTTTATGAATGACTACAAAGAAATGAATAGGAGCTTGAAGATATATGTTTATCCTCACCAAAAGGCTGATCCCTTTTCCAATGTACTCTTGGCTGTTGATTTTGAGCCAGGCGGAAACTATGCCAGTGAAAGTTACTTCAAGAAAATTCTTGTGACAAGCCACTTCATTACAAAGGATCCTTCCAATGCAGATCTTTTCTTTCTACCTTTCTCAATTGCACGATTGCGGCATGATCCACGTGTGGGGATTGATGGTATTAAAGACTTCATAAAAAGCTACATCTTCAATATTAGTCATGAGTACCCTTACTGGAACCACACCAATGGGGCTGACCATTTCTATGTTGCCTGTCATTCCATTGGTCGTTTTGCCATGGAGAAAGCAATTGATGTTAAGATCAACGCGATCCAAGTTGTGTGTTCTTCAAGTTATTTCGTATCATCATATATTCCACATAAAGATGCATCCTTGCCCCAGATTTGGCCAAGGCTAGGAAGTGACCCAAATCTTGCACCTTATAAAAG GAAAAAGCTAGGATTTTTTGCTGGAACAATAAATTCTCCTGTACGTGAAAAGCTTCTAGAGTGGtggggaaatgattctgacatcTTTGTGCACTTTGGTCACCTTGAAAGATCTTATGCCGAAGAACTTCTTGATAGCAAATTCTGCCTTCATGTCAAAGGCTATGAAGTGAACACCGCTCGCATTGCTGATGCCTTGTTCTATGGCTGTGTACCTGTGATCATTGCGAACCATTATGATCTTCCATTTGCGGACATATTAGATTGGAAGCATTTTTCAGTCATCGTTGCCACGTTAGACATCCCTTTATTGAAGAAAATCCTTCAAGGCATAACTCAGCAGGAGTACTTAATGTTGCATAGCAATGTTCTGAAGGTGAGAAAACACTTCCAGTGGCATGTTTCCCCTGTTGATTTTGATGCCTTTTATATGGTTATGTATGAGTTGTGGCTAAGGAGAAGTTCTTTAAGGCTTCAATGA
- the LOC107775341 gene encoding large ribosomal subunit protein bL34c has translation MASLSMVCSGIGRHVPSASLSLLTGSSRTGSVSLKMAPCAAKASTRSGLLHCSFVPSSALSSLSASSSFSGSSLGFGFNSNIGVSTTKRRGLVVRAKKYALCQTKRNRSRKSLARTHGFRKRMSTTSGRAVIKRRRAKGRWELAPKSSPRTGKRA, from the exons ATGGCTTCTCTGTCAATGGTTTGTTCAGGAATAGGAAGGCATGTGCCATCAGCCTCACTTTCTCTACTCACTGGTTCTTCAAGAACGGGCTCCGTATCCTTGAAAATGGCACCTTGTGCTGCTAAGGCATCAACTCGTTCTGGGTTGCTTCACTGCTCTTTTGTTCCTTCTTCTGCACTTTCATCcctatctgcttcttcttctttctccg GTTCATCACTTGGATTTGGTTTCAATTCCAACATTGGAGTGAGCACCACAAAAAGGCGTGGGCTGGTGGTGAGGGCAAAGAAGTATGCTCTTTGTCAAACTAAGAGGAATAGATCAAGGAAGTCATTGGCTCGGACTCATGGTTTTCGTAAGCGTATGAGCACCACCAGCGGCAGAGCTGTTATTAAGCGAAGACGTGCAAAGGGCCGATGGGAACTCGCCCCAAAGTCTTCACCTAGAACTGGCAAACGAGCTTGA